One Denticeps clupeoides chromosome 10, fDenClu1.1, whole genome shotgun sequence genomic window carries:
- the srsf6a gene encoding serine and arginine rich splicing factor 6a: MPRVYIGRLSYHVREKDIQRFFSGYGKLLEIDLKNGYGFVEFDDNRDADDAVYELNGKELCGERVVVEHARGPRRDRDFYGSGYSNSRRNTGRDKYGPPVRTEYRLIVENLSSRCSWQDLKDFMRQAGEVTYADAHKERTNEGVIEFRSYSDMKRAIDKLDGTDINGRKIRLVEDKPRRRRSYSGSRSRSRSRRRSRSRSHSRSRSRSRSRSGSRKRRSRSGHKSRSKSPDRKSSSRNRKSRSRSRSRSNRKSRSKSRSKVKSERDSRSRSPEKSVNKRSRSRSASPVKNGNEERPKSASRSPSPAAEKSGSKSPDRRSASRSKSGSPSRSKSRSRSRSRSRSASQD; this comes from the exons ATGCCGCGCGTTTACATTGGGCGGCTCAGTTACCACGTCCGCGAAAAGGACATACAGAGGTTTTTCAGTGGCTACGGGAAGCTTCTGGAAATCGACCTAAAAAACGG CTACGGCTTCGTGGAGTTCGACGACAACCGCGACGCCGACGACGCGGTGTACGAGCTGAACGGGAAGGAGCTGTGCGGCGAGCGCGTGGTGGTGGAACATGCCCGGGGACCGCGGCGCGACCGCGACTTCTACG GAAGTGGTTACAGTAACAGCCGAAGAAATACAGGAAGGGATAAGTACGGTCCTCCAGTCCGCACTGAGTATCGGCTTATTGTGGAAAACCTCTCCAGTCGCTGCAGCTGGCAAGACTTGAAG GACTTCATGCGGCAGGCCGGGGAGGTTACCTATGCAGACGCCCATAAGGAGCGCACCAATGAGGGAGTCATTGAGTTCCGGTCCTATTCAGACATGAAAAGAGCGATTGATAAGCTGGATGGGACGGACATCAATGGTAGGAAGATCCGTCTGGTTGAGGACAAACCACGTCGTCGGCGCTCTTACTCTGGAAGCCGTTCTAG ATCTCGCAGCCGTCGTCGCTCTCGCAGCAGAAGCCACAGCAGAAGTCGTTCCCGAAGCAGATCCAG GTCTGGTTCCAGGAAGAGACGCTCGAGATCTGGCCACAAATCCCGTTCAAAGTCTCCTGATCGGAAGTCAAGCTCTCGTAATAGAAAATCTCGTTCCAGATCTCGATCCCGTTCCAACAGGAAGTCTCGCTCCAAGAGCCGTTCTAAGGTGAAGTCAGAGCGTGACTCGCGCAGTCGCTCTCCCGAGAAGTCTGTCAACAAGAGATCCCGAAGCCGGTCTGCCTCCCCTGTGAAAAATGGGAATGAGGAACGCCCCAAATCTGCCTCGCGTTCCCCTTCACCTGCCGCTGAAAAAAGTGGCTCCAAGTCTCCAGACAGGCGCTCTGCATCACGCTCCAAATCTGGCTCACCCTCTCGTTCGAAGTCTCGTTCTCGATCCCGGTCCCGCTCCAGATCTGCATCCCAAGATTAG
- the l3mbtl1 gene encoding lethal(3)malignant brain tumor-like protein 1 isoform X2 — translation MSAKVDLEVPPKDADVSTALSDPPLPDEVLSPKVASCNSATFILPVPKAESPQAVEGAKAGGVTELGGASLTPQVGGTCSIVHVLEWKEGMAILPGSNLKFCVSDSGTLEVISHGKMGGANPIVDGKQAGADNRQAEKTGDGPPAASADLVPEGSTPPKSTGTGAKRTYPEELRRDPLPEKQASGQKIPGVRGIPVDPELLKPMKKRKRKEYLSPSEEESEMEEEKGEDSKTERRQNSSAESKQEAWSWPVYLDQQKTVAAPPKLFQEAQRVPPSKNAFRLGMKLEGIDPQHPSMYFVLTVSEVCGYRIRLHFDGYSECHDFWVNSNCPDIHPAGWCESTGHKLYTPKGCKEEEFSWTNYLKLSKAQAAPEEVFASAGRIDMKCGFEVGMKLEAVDRMNPSLICVATVTDVVDDRFLVHFDNWDDTYDYWCDASSPYIHPIGWCQGQDLPLTPPQDYPDAGRFSWERYLDETGSTAVSADAFKVRPPHGFQVQMKLEAVDKRSPALIRVATVQEVETHRIKIHFDGWSHVYDEWVDSDHPDIHPAGWCESTGHPLKAPPSHSSSQHSAGSTETAPAQSNFSSVPYKAITHSRNTSKYSFHHRKCPTPGCDGSGHVTGRFTAHHCLSGCPLAERNQGRVKTESDTEGLASKRNLLVFGQRSKKSRYHGRIGRPPKYRKSQQRNYQTLTSEGMYPSLFMSALNAHPDRTLSLCWEQHCKLLPGVAGIHASQVATWTVDEVFGFVQNLTGCEEQARLFRDEMIDGEAFLLLTQTDIVKIMSIKLGPALKIYNAILMFKSTDEGLK, via the exons ATGAGTGCCAAAGTGGACCTTGAAGTGCCACCAAAAGATGCAGATGTTTCCACGGCGCTCAGTGACCCCCCACTCCCCGACGAGGTCCTGTCACCGAAAGTGGCGTCGTGCAACAGCGCAACGTTCATCCTACCAG TGCCGAAGGCGGAGTCACCGCAAGCGGTGGAAGGAGCCAAAGCAGGCGGGGTCACTGAGCTGGGCGGCGCCTCGCTGACACCGCAGGTGGGTGGGACCTGTAGCATCGTCCACGTGCTGGAGTGGAAGGAAGGGATGGCCATCCTCCCTGGAAGCAACCTCAAG ttttgtgtaAGTGACAGTGGAACTCTGGAGGTAATAAGCCATGGGAAAATGGGCGGTGCTAACCCGATTGTTGATGGAAAACAGGCCGGTGCTGATAACAGGCAAGCTGAAAAAACTG GTGATGGAcctcctgcagcatctgctgatCTGGTCCCTGAGGGTTCCACCCCGCCGAAGAGCACAGGAACAGGCGCCAAAAGGACGTACCCAGAAGAACTCCGCAGAGACCCGCTGCCTGAAAA ACAGGCCAGTGGACAGAAGATCCCAGGGGTTCGAGGGATTCCTGTCGACCCCGAGCTGTTGAAGccaatgaagaaaagaaaaagaaaagaatatcTGAGTCCATCCGAGGAAGAGTCGGAGATGGAG GAGGAGAAAGGTGAGGACTCAAAGACAGAGAGGCGGCAGAACAGTTCAG CTGAGAGCAAACAGGAGGCGTGGTCGTGGCCCGTTTACCTAGACCAGCAGAAGACTGTAGCAGCTCCACCCAAACTCTTTCAGGAG GCCCAAAGGGTACCTCCGAGCAAAAACGCTTTCCGGCTGGGCATGAAGCTGGAGGGAATCGACCCTCAGCATCCTTCCATGTACTTTGTTCTAACAGTGTCTgag GTGTGTGGATACAGGATACGCCTCCATTTTGACGGCTACTCCGAATGCCATGACTTCTGGGTCAATTCCAATTGTCCGGATATTCATCCTGCTGGCTGGTGTGAGAGCACCGGCCATAAACTGTACACGCCAAAAG GGTGTAAAGAAGAGGAATTTTCATGGACCAACTATTTAAAGCTCAGCAAAGCACAAGCTGCCCCTGAAGAAGTGTTTGCCAGCGCTGGTCGA ATAGACATGAAATGCGGCTTTGAGGTGGGAATGAAGCTGGAGGCGGTGGACCGCATGAATCCCTCTCTCATCTGTGTGGCCACAGTGACGGACGTGGTGGACGACCGTTTCCTCGTCCATTTTGATAACTGGGACGACACGTATGACTACTG GTGTGATGCCAGTAGCCCCTATATCCATCCCATTGGCTGGTGCCAAGGGCAAGATCTCCCCCTCACCCCCCCTCAAG ATTACCCAGACGCTGGCAGGTTCTCCTGGGAGAGGTACCTCGACGAGACGGGCTCTACAGCCGTCTCTGCAGATGCCTTCAAAGTG cGTCCGCCGCATGGCTTCCAGGTCCAGATGAAGCTGGAGGCTGTAGACAAGAGGAGCCCCGCCTTGATCCGTGTTGCCACAGTGCAGGAGGTGGAGACTCACCGAATCAAG ATCCACTTTGATGGCTGGAGCCATGTGTATGATGAGTGGGTGGACTCCGATCACCCTGACATCCACCCTGCCGGCTGGTGTGAGAGCACCGGCCATCCGCTGAAGGCACCACCCAGTCACTCCAGCAGCCAGCACAGTG CAGGTTCCACGGAAACAGCACCAGCCCAGTCGAACTTCTCCTCAGTGCCGTACAAAGCCATCACCCACTCGCGAAACACCTCCAAATACAGCTTTCACCACAG GAAGTGTCCTACTCCAGGATGCGACGGCTCAGGCCATGTCACGGGGCGTTTCACGGCGCATCACTGTTTATCaggctgccctctggcagagaGGAACCAGGGTCGAGTCAAAACAGAATCAGACACCGAGGGTTTGGCATCCAAACGCAACCTTCTGGTGTTCGGACAGCGCAGCAAAAAGTCCCGCTACCATGGCAG GATTGGACGTCCTCCCAAATACAGGAAGAGCCAGCAGAGGAATTATCAAA CTTTAACATCTGAAGGCATGTACCCTTCCCTCTTCATGTCGGCCCTGAACGCGCACCCTGACCGCACCCTGTCTCTTTGCTGGGAGCAACACTGCAAGCTTCTGCCTGGAGTCGCAGGCATTCACGCCAGCCAGGTGGCCACATGGACTGTGGATGAG gTCTTTGGCTTTGTACAGAACCTAACAGGCTGTGAGGAGCAGGCCCGTTTGTTCAGAGATGAG ATGATTGACGGGGAAGCATTCCTGCTACTTACTCAGACTGACATTGTAAAGATCATGAGCATCAAGCTTGGCCCAGCCCTCAAAATATACAATGCTATTTTGATGTTCAAGAGCACAGACGAGGGCTTGAAGTGA
- the l3mbtl1 gene encoding lethal(3)malignant brain tumor-like protein 1 isoform X1, whose product MSAKVDLEVPPKDADVSTALSDPPLPDEVLSPKVASCNSATFILPVPKAESPQAVEGAKAGGVTELGGASLTPQVGGTCSIVHVLEWKEGMAILPGSNLKFCVSDSGTLEVISHGKMGGANPIVDGKQAGADNRQAEKTGDGPPAASADLVPEGSTPPKSTGTGAKRTYPEELRRDPLPEKQASGQKIPGVRGIPVDPELLKPMKKRKRKEYLSPSEEESEMEVTEEKGEDSKTERRQNSSAESKQEAWSWPVYLDQQKTVAAPPKLFQEAQRVPPSKNAFRLGMKLEGIDPQHPSMYFVLTVSEVCGYRIRLHFDGYSECHDFWVNSNCPDIHPAGWCESTGHKLYTPKGCKEEEFSWTNYLKLSKAQAAPEEVFASAGRIDMKCGFEVGMKLEAVDRMNPSLICVATVTDVVDDRFLVHFDNWDDTYDYWCDASSPYIHPIGWCQGQDLPLTPPQDYPDAGRFSWERYLDETGSTAVSADAFKVRPPHGFQVQMKLEAVDKRSPALIRVATVQEVETHRIKIHFDGWSHVYDEWVDSDHPDIHPAGWCESTGHPLKAPPSHSSSQHSAGSTETAPAQSNFSSVPYKAITHSRNTSKYSFHHRKCPTPGCDGSGHVTGRFTAHHCLSGCPLAERNQGRVKTESDTEGLASKRNLLVFGQRSKKSRYHGRIGRPPKYRKSQQRNYQTLTSEGMYPSLFMSALNAHPDRTLSLCWEQHCKLLPGVAGIHASQVATWTVDEVFGFVQNLTGCEEQARLFRDEMIDGEAFLLLTQTDIVKIMSIKLGPALKIYNAILMFKSTDEGLK is encoded by the exons ATGAGTGCCAAAGTGGACCTTGAAGTGCCACCAAAAGATGCAGATGTTTCCACGGCGCTCAGTGACCCCCCACTCCCCGACGAGGTCCTGTCACCGAAAGTGGCGTCGTGCAACAGCGCAACGTTCATCCTACCAG TGCCGAAGGCGGAGTCACCGCAAGCGGTGGAAGGAGCCAAAGCAGGCGGGGTCACTGAGCTGGGCGGCGCCTCGCTGACACCGCAGGTGGGTGGGACCTGTAGCATCGTCCACGTGCTGGAGTGGAAGGAAGGGATGGCCATCCTCCCTGGAAGCAACCTCAAG ttttgtgtaAGTGACAGTGGAACTCTGGAGGTAATAAGCCATGGGAAAATGGGCGGTGCTAACCCGATTGTTGATGGAAAACAGGCCGGTGCTGATAACAGGCAAGCTGAAAAAACTG GTGATGGAcctcctgcagcatctgctgatCTGGTCCCTGAGGGTTCCACCCCGCCGAAGAGCACAGGAACAGGCGCCAAAAGGACGTACCCAGAAGAACTCCGCAGAGACCCGCTGCCTGAAAA ACAGGCCAGTGGACAGAAGATCCCAGGGGTTCGAGGGATTCCTGTCGACCCCGAGCTGTTGAAGccaatgaagaaaagaaaaagaaaagaatatcTGAGTCCATCCGAGGAAGAGTCGGAGATGGAGGTCACG GAGGAGAAAGGTGAGGACTCAAAGACAGAGAGGCGGCAGAACAGTTCAG CTGAGAGCAAACAGGAGGCGTGGTCGTGGCCCGTTTACCTAGACCAGCAGAAGACTGTAGCAGCTCCACCCAAACTCTTTCAGGAG GCCCAAAGGGTACCTCCGAGCAAAAACGCTTTCCGGCTGGGCATGAAGCTGGAGGGAATCGACCCTCAGCATCCTTCCATGTACTTTGTTCTAACAGTGTCTgag GTGTGTGGATACAGGATACGCCTCCATTTTGACGGCTACTCCGAATGCCATGACTTCTGGGTCAATTCCAATTGTCCGGATATTCATCCTGCTGGCTGGTGTGAGAGCACCGGCCATAAACTGTACACGCCAAAAG GGTGTAAAGAAGAGGAATTTTCATGGACCAACTATTTAAAGCTCAGCAAAGCACAAGCTGCCCCTGAAGAAGTGTTTGCCAGCGCTGGTCGA ATAGACATGAAATGCGGCTTTGAGGTGGGAATGAAGCTGGAGGCGGTGGACCGCATGAATCCCTCTCTCATCTGTGTGGCCACAGTGACGGACGTGGTGGACGACCGTTTCCTCGTCCATTTTGATAACTGGGACGACACGTATGACTACTG GTGTGATGCCAGTAGCCCCTATATCCATCCCATTGGCTGGTGCCAAGGGCAAGATCTCCCCCTCACCCCCCCTCAAG ATTACCCAGACGCTGGCAGGTTCTCCTGGGAGAGGTACCTCGACGAGACGGGCTCTACAGCCGTCTCTGCAGATGCCTTCAAAGTG cGTCCGCCGCATGGCTTCCAGGTCCAGATGAAGCTGGAGGCTGTAGACAAGAGGAGCCCCGCCTTGATCCGTGTTGCCACAGTGCAGGAGGTGGAGACTCACCGAATCAAG ATCCACTTTGATGGCTGGAGCCATGTGTATGATGAGTGGGTGGACTCCGATCACCCTGACATCCACCCTGCCGGCTGGTGTGAGAGCACCGGCCATCCGCTGAAGGCACCACCCAGTCACTCCAGCAGCCAGCACAGTG CAGGTTCCACGGAAACAGCACCAGCCCAGTCGAACTTCTCCTCAGTGCCGTACAAAGCCATCACCCACTCGCGAAACACCTCCAAATACAGCTTTCACCACAG GAAGTGTCCTACTCCAGGATGCGACGGCTCAGGCCATGTCACGGGGCGTTTCACGGCGCATCACTGTTTATCaggctgccctctggcagagaGGAACCAGGGTCGAGTCAAAACAGAATCAGACACCGAGGGTTTGGCATCCAAACGCAACCTTCTGGTGTTCGGACAGCGCAGCAAAAAGTCCCGCTACCATGGCAG GATTGGACGTCCTCCCAAATACAGGAAGAGCCAGCAGAGGAATTATCAAA CTTTAACATCTGAAGGCATGTACCCTTCCCTCTTCATGTCGGCCCTGAACGCGCACCCTGACCGCACCCTGTCTCTTTGCTGGGAGCAACACTGCAAGCTTCTGCCTGGAGTCGCAGGCATTCACGCCAGCCAGGTGGCCACATGGACTGTGGATGAG gTCTTTGGCTTTGTACAGAACCTAACAGGCTGTGAGGAGCAGGCCCGTTTGTTCAGAGATGAG ATGATTGACGGGGAAGCATTCCTGCTACTTACTCAGACTGACATTGTAAAGATCATGAGCATCAAGCTTGGCCCAGCCCTCAAAATATACAATGCTATTTTGATGTTCAAGAGCACAGACGAGGGCTTGAAGTGA